The following are encoded together in the Poseidonibacter lekithochrous genome:
- a CDS encoding cbb3-type cytochrome c oxidase subunit I gives MKYTSQMVAKPYFIFALVLLAGEILFGLILGFQYINGDFLFPLIPFNVARMVHTNLLIVLILFAFMGAAYYLVPEESERELWSPKLAIITFWVFAVAGVATILGYLLVPYATLAEITYNNILPTMGREFLEQPTITKIGIVIVVLSFILNIAMTVFKGRRTVITVVLVTGLFGMAFFFLFAFYLPENLAVDKFFWWFVIHLWVEGVWELILGAILSFVLIKVTGVDREHIDKWLYLIIAMTLVSGIVGTGHHFFYIGTPDYWLWIGSIASAVEPLPFFLMVMYAFSMEKQRRVDHENKIALTWAKGTAVIAFLGAGVWGFLHTLAPVNYYTHGTQLTAAHGHLAFFGAYIMIMFCIISYAMPIMRGRLKGNCEKAQKVERVGFWLMVLGMLGVTLALTVAGTWQIILQRWPDSGDALSFMATQAEIIPVYVFRLGFGLMTFTGLLVYLYSFFVKEPVTAK, from the coding sequence ATGAAATACACTTCACAAATGGTAGCAAAGCCATATTTTATTTTTGCACTAGTTCTTCTAGCCGGAGAAATTCTTTTTGGATTAATCTTAGGATTCCAATATATCAATGGTGATTTCTTATTTCCATTAATTCCATTTAATGTTGCAAGAATGGTACATACTAACTTGCTTATTGTATTAATACTATTTGCATTTATGGGTGCTGCATACTATTTAGTTCCAGAAGAATCAGAACGTGAACTTTGGAGTCCTAAGTTAGCAATTATTACATTCTGGGTATTTGCAGTAGCAGGAGTTGCTACTATCTTGGGATATTTATTAGTTCCTTATGCAACATTAGCTGAGATTACTTACAATAACATATTGCCAACCATGGGTAGAGAGTTCTTAGAACAACCTACTATTACTAAAATAGGTATTGTAATTGTTGTTTTATCATTTATTTTAAATATTGCAATGACTGTATTTAAAGGTAGAAGAACAGTAATTACAGTTGTTTTAGTAACTGGATTATTTGGAATGGCATTCTTTTTCTTATTTGCATTCTACTTACCAGAAAACCTTGCAGTTGATAAATTCTTCTGGTGGTTTGTAATTCACTTATGGGTTGAAGGTGTTTGGGAACTGATTTTGGGTGCTATTCTTTCATTCGTACTTATTAAAGTAACAGGTGTTGATAGAGAGCACATTGATAAATGGTTATATTTAATTATTGCTATGACATTAGTATCTGGAATTGTTGGAACAGGACATCACTTCTTTTATATAGGAACTCCTGATTATTGGTTATGGATTGGATCTATTGCCTCAGCCGTTGAACCATTACCCTTCTTCTTAATGGTTATGTATGCTTTCTCTATGGAGAAACAAAGAAGAGTTGATCATGAAAATAAAATTGCCTTAACATGGGCAAAAGGTACAGCAGTTATCGCGTTCTTAGGAGCTGGTGTTTGGGGATTCCTACATACTTTAGCACCAGTTAACTACTATACACATGGAACACAGTTAACAGCAGCACATGGTCACTTAGCATTCTTTGGTGCTTATATCATGATTATGTTTTGTATTATCTCTTATGCAATGCCTATTATGAGAGGTAGATTAAAAGGGAATTGTGAAAAAGCACAGAAAGTTGAAAGAGTTGGTTTCTGGTTAATGGTACTTGGAATGCTTGGAGTTACTCTAGCATTAACAGTAGCTGGAACATGGCAAATTATCTTACAAAGATGGCCAGATTCAGGCGACGCATTAAGCTTTATGGCAACACAAGCAGAGATTATTCCAGTATACGTATTTAGATTAGGATTTGGCCTTATGACATTTACGGGATTATTAGTATATTTATACAGCTTCTTTGTAAAAGAACCTGTAACAGCGAAATAG
- a CDS encoding nitric oxide reductase activation protein NorD: protein MEEHIGKVWDKYISKKATKNYDEQKVYFQDLKKSLKIFYHLLGGDKAKDILITDKRPIFKHRTLIEKISGAGKNFFLPWQDEKALYLPASLSCFSKKQDNEMLYFWLVAMMSKPTVTQNNLIIQNIKNTNELLNTYEGFNSFYERCSKELFQTHEELSFIKSLHEEDLKNESTNTQPFYMWIYPALKSGKVLEDFEDEEEVQGGKKDPSKTETLQMKKQVNKMDDKKKTDGLLMFLPDGVMSILEQVNVDRSEDDSFDEDALYNAEDLDEITLGTKKANLNARIKMDLDISSNSQEEYPIGKGFFLDEWDYQKNAYLENYVKIKPIITTNIEPIEIPKRLNKIVKKVQNELDLMELDRIKKTNLPYGDEINIDSWIDYKGHENKEGHNQKFFESFEKKTRDMSTLILADISLSTEAGITSEIRVIDMVKDALLVFPEALERLQDRFAIYAFSSLKNTNVRFHIIKNFKEKYSDLIRGRIDAIKPGYYTRLGSAIRESTKILEKQKTSNKLLLILSDGKPNDVDRYDGRYGIEDTKKAILEAKKKGITPFCVTIDLEAKDYLTHLFGKNGFVVIRDTKKLPKVLPEIYMNLTK, encoded by the coding sequence ATGGAAGAGCATATCGGTAAAGTTTGGGATAAGTACATCAGTAAAAAAGCCACTAAAAACTATGATGAACAAAAAGTATATTTCCAAGATTTAAAAAAAAGTTTAAAAATTTTCTATCATCTTCTAGGAGGTGATAAAGCAAAAGATATCCTAATTACCGATAAGCGTCCAATATTTAAACATAGAACTCTTATAGAAAAAATATCAGGAGCAGGTAAAAACTTCTTTCTTCCTTGGCAAGACGAAAAAGCACTTTATTTACCTGCCTCATTATCTTGTTTTTCAAAAAAACAAGATAATGAAATGTTATATTTTTGGTTAGTTGCAATGATGAGTAAACCTACAGTTACTCAAAATAATCTAATCATTCAAAATATAAAAAATACAAATGAATTACTAAATACATACGAAGGGTTTAATAGTTTTTATGAAAGATGTTCAAAGGAACTATTTCAAACCCATGAAGAGTTGTCATTTATTAAGTCTTTACATGAAGAAGATTTAAAAAATGAGTCAACAAATACTCAACCATTTTATATGTGGATATACCCTGCTTTAAAATCAGGGAAAGTTTTAGAAGATTTTGAAGATGAAGAAGAAGTGCAAGGAGGGAAAAAAGACCCTTCAAAAACGGAAACACTTCAAATGAAAAAACAAGTAAACAAAATGGATGATAAGAAAAAAACAGATGGTTTATTAATGTTTTTACCAGATGGGGTAATGAGTATACTAGAGCAAGTAAATGTGGATAGAAGTGAAGATGATAGTTTTGATGAAGATGCTTTATATAATGCGGAAGATTTAGATGAAATCACTCTAGGAACAAAAAAAGCAAATCTAAATGCCAGAATTAAAATGGATTTAGATATTTCATCAAATTCACAAGAAGAGTATCCAATAGGAAAAGGTTTTTTCTTAGACGAATGGGATTATCAAAAAAATGCCTATTTAGAAAACTATGTAAAAATCAAACCAATTATTACAACAAATATAGAACCAATAGAAATACCAAAAAGATTAAATAAAATAGTAAAAAAAGTTCAAAATGAACTAGATTTAATGGAATTAGACAGAATCAAAAAAACAAATCTTCCTTATGGAGATGAAATAAATATTGATTCATGGATTGATTATAAGGGCCATGAGAATAAAGAAGGCCATAATCAAAAGTTTTTTGAGAGTTTTGAGAAAAAAACTAGAGATATGAGTACTTTGATTTTAGCTGATATTTCACTATCAACTGAGGCTGGTATTACGTCTGAGATTAGAGTAATTGATATGGTAAAAGATGCTTTATTGGTATTTCCAGAAGCACTTGAGAGATTACAAGATAGGTTTGCTATTTATGCCTTTTCATCTTTGAAGAATACAAATGTAAGATTTCATATTATCAAAAACTTCAAAGAAAAATACTCTGATTTAATCAGAGGAAGAATTGATGCAATAAAACCAGGGTATTACACAAGATTGGGTTCAGCTATTAGAGAATCAACTAAGATTTTAGAAAAACAAAAAACATCTAATAAACTATTACTAATTTTAAGTGATGGAAAACCAAATGATGTTGATAGATACGATGGAAGATATGGTATTGAAGATACAAAAAAAGCAATTTTAGAAGCAAAGAAAAAAGGAATAACTCCTTTTTGTGTAACTATTGATTTAGAAGCGAAAGATTATTTAACACACCTATTTGGTAAAAATGGTTTTGTAGTTATAAGAGATACAAAAAAACTACCAAAAGTTTTACCAGAAATATATATGAATTTAACAAAGTAA
- a CDS encoding CbbQ/NirQ/NorQ/GpvN family protein, with protein sequence MTNNTYYLEQQNESELFEAAANMNLPILIKGPTGCGKTRFIESMGEKLDRKVYTVVCHDDLSAADLLGRHLIGENGTYWQDGPLTKAVREGGICYLDEIIEARKDTTVVLHSLADYRRVLPIDRTGELIEAHPDFMLVVSYNPGYQNVLKGMKPSTKQRFISLSFDYPEASIEKEIIIKESGIDEETALKLVRIASEIRQLTDSDIQEAVSTRLLVYAAKLMAKGFDKYQACMHSIVQSLSDEEEVLEVLEKLVKLHFTK encoded by the coding sequence ATGACAAATAATACATACTATTTAGAACAACAAAACGAATCAGAACTTTTTGAAGCAGCAGCAAATATGAACCTACCAATACTAATCAAAGGGCCAACAGGATGTGGAAAAACTAGATTTATTGAATCAATGGGTGAAAAACTAGATAGAAAAGTTTATACAGTTGTTTGTCATGATGACTTATCTGCTGCTGATTTATTAGGTCGTCACTTAATTGGTGAAAATGGTACATATTGGCAAGATGGACCTTTGACTAAAGCTGTAAGAGAAGGTGGTATCTGTTATTTAGATGAGATAATCGAAGCTAGAAAAGATACAACTGTTGTATTACATTCACTTGCAGATTATAGAAGGGTTTTACCAATTGATCGAACTGGGGAATTAATAGAAGCTCATCCTGATTTTATGCTTGTAGTTTCATATAATCCAGGGTACCAAAATGTCTTAAAAGGAATGAAACCAAGTACAAAACAAAGGTTTATATCACTTAGTTTTGATTACCCAGAAGCTTCTATAGAAAAAGAGATTATTATTAAAGAAAGTGGTATTGATGAAGAAACTGCTTTAAAACTTGTAAGAATTGCAAGTGAAATTAGACAATTAACAGATAGTGATATTCAAGAAGCCGTATCAACTAGACTATTAGTATACGCAGCAAAACTTATGGCAAAAGGTTTTGATAAATACCAAGCTTGTATGCACTCAATAGTTCAATCACTAAGTGATGAAGAAGAGGTTTTAGAAGTTTTAGAAAAATTAGTGAAGTTACACTTTACAAAATAA
- a CDS encoding flavodoxin produces MSTGIFYTTSTGNGDEIAEKIASALGDIEVYNLANTDIDKINEFDKVIIGTSTWGDGELNDDFDDLWDKFKDIDFSNKTVALFGLGDQEGYEDTFCDALGEIYTQVKSKGANIIGSTSTTTYEYEESKAAIDGEFVGLILDEDNQDDLTDERIQAWAEQIKDSIL; encoded by the coding sequence ATGTCAACAGGAATTTTTTATACAACAAGTACAGGAAATGGTGATGAGATTGCAGAAAAAATTGCTTCTGCTTTAGGTGATATTGAAGTATATAATTTAGCAAATACAGATATTGATAAAATCAATGAATTTGATAAAGTAATCATAGGTACTTCTACATGGGGTGATGGTGAATTAAATGATGATTTTGATGACTTATGGGATAAGTTTAAAGACATAGATTTTTCAAATAAAACAGTAGCCTTATTTGGATTAGGTGATCAAGAAGGTTATGAAGATACTTTTTGTGATGCTCTAGGAGAAATTTATACACAAGTTAAAAGTAAAGGTGCAAATATTATAGGTTCTACTTCAACTACTACCTATGAATATGAAGAATCAAAAGCAGCGATTGATGGAGAGTTTGTGGGATTAATTCTTGATGAAGATAATCAAGATGATTTAACAGATGAGAGAATCCAAGCATGGGCAGAGCAAATTAAAGATTCTATTCTATAG
- a CDS encoding gamma-glutamylcyclotransferase family protein yields MKNIAILVYGSLINKDELIGEGVDISSCTPVVLKGFRREFSQKSQRPIYLGSNKAVLTVIKDKNSFCNTILVPNIKEKDLEVLDYREAGYNRVKVSLDSLNFKYQALNEKIDEVYIYLGKDEFYDTSLVPIPKYLDICLKGASSWDETFYNDFLKTTFTQEKSLKESIE; encoded by the coding sequence ATGAAAAATATTGCAATATTAGTTTATGGAAGTTTGATTAATAAAGATGAATTAATAGGTGAGGGTGTTGATATAAGTTCTTGCACTCCTGTTGTATTAAAAGGGTTTAGAAGAGAGTTCTCTCAAAAATCTCAACGTCCTATTTATCTTGGTTCAAATAAAGCAGTACTAACAGTAATTAAAGATAAAAATAGTTTTTGTAATACAATTTTAGTACCAAATATAAAAGAGAAAGATTTAGAAGTTCTAGACTATAGAGAAGCTGGATACAATAGAGTTAAAGTATCACTTGATAGTCTTAATTTTAAATATCAAGCTTTAAATGAAAAAATAGATGAGGTATATATCTATTTAGGAAAAGATGAGTTTTATGATACTTCATTAGTTCCTATTCCTAAATATTTAGATATTTGTTTAAAGGGTGCTTCTTCTTGGGATGAAACATTTTATAATGATTTTTTAAAAACTACTTTTACCCAAGAAAAAAGCCTTAAAGAGTCTATAGAATAG
- a CDS encoding PQQ-dependent sugar dehydrogenase, which produces MNSLKKIFFIVLLFSLTFSYGNKKSYLIDQMSLDLGIPWGMAFLQKDKLLVTQKDGQILLLDLFTRKKTFIKNAPEVFYTGQAGLLDVKLSPNYKIDKWIYFTYVKKDNKKGSTTLSRAKLVKNSLVSWQDLLVSKSSTENKVHYGSRIAFDDNNHVFFSIGDRGIRANSQDLTNHAGTIIRLNMDGSIPFDNPFVNDDKVLDEIYSYGHRNPQGMFFDKKTKKLWSIEHGPRGGDEINIIESGKNYGWPVISYGKEYWAPLSIGEGVAKVGMEQPIKYYIPSIAPSSILVYSGKLFKEWEGNIFSGALRLTHLNRIILNDKNETIKEERLLKEIYERIRNVIEDDEGYIYVSTDTGRILRLKPNDR; this is translated from the coding sequence ATGAACTCTCTAAAAAAGATATTTTTTATTGTTTTATTGTTTTCTCTTACCTTCTCTTATGGGAATAAAAAGAGTTATCTTATTGATCAAATGTCCTTAGATTTGGGTATTCCTTGGGGAATGGCATTTTTACAAAAAGATAAACTTCTTGTAACTCAAAAAGATGGTCAAATTTTATTATTAGATTTATTTACACGAAAAAAAACTTTTATTAAAAATGCACCAGAAGTTTTCTATACGGGACAAGCTGGACTTTTAGATGTTAAATTATCACCAAATTATAAAATTGATAAATGGATATATTTTACTTATGTAAAAAAAGATAATAAAAAAGGCTCAACTACACTCTCTCGAGCAAAACTAGTTAAAAACTCATTAGTATCGTGGCAAGATTTATTAGTATCAAAATCCTCTACAGAGAATAAAGTACATTATGGAAGTAGAATTGCTTTTGATGATAATAATCATGTGTTTTTCTCAATTGGAGATAGGGGTATTCGAGCTAATTCACAAGATCTTACAAATCATGCAGGAACAATAATAAGATTGAATATGGATGGTTCAATTCCTTTTGATAACCCTTTTGTAAATGATGATAAAGTTTTAGATGAAATTTACTCTTATGGACATAGAAATCCTCAAGGTATGTTTTTTGATAAGAAAACAAAAAAACTTTGGTCAATTGAACATGGTCCAAGAGGTGGGGATGAAATAAATATAATTGAAAGTGGAAAAAACTATGGTTGGCCAGTAATCTCTTATGGTAAGGAGTATTGGGCGCCTTTATCTATAGGGGAGGGTGTTGCAAAAGTAGGAATGGAACAACCAATTAAATATTATATTCCTTCAATTGCTCCAAGTTCTATTCTTGTTTATTCAGGGAAACTTTTCAAGGAGTGGGAAGGAAATATCTTTTCAGGAGCTTTACGATTAACTCATCTAAACAGAATTATTCTAAATGATAAAAATGAAACAATAAAAGAAGAGAGATTATTAAAAGAAATTTACGAGAGAATTAGAAACGTAATTGAAGATGATGAGGGATATATTTACGTGTCTACTGATACTGGTAGAATACTAAGACTAAAACCAAATGATAGATAG
- the acs gene encoding acetate--CoA ligase gives MNSVIYTNLSDFHKSGHIKKSNYLKLYKESINNPENFWDTMGKRIDWIKPYTKIKDVSFNKEDLHIKWYEDGYLNASVNCIDRHLPHMANETALIYEADNPNTSNNITYQELYNHVCKYANILKARGVRKGSRVTIYMPMIPEAVYSMLACARIGAVHSVVFGGFSPDALSGRIIDCDSHVVITADQGIRGGHTIPLKQNVDEALEKEGVSVNTVLVIRHTNEEVHMQKGRDIWCDEEAKKYPAICEPEIMNAEDPLFILYTSGSTGKPKGVLHTTGGYIVYASLTHETIFNYKKGDIYWCTADVGWVTGHSYIVYGPLANGATTVIFEGVPTYPDASRFWQVCEKHKVNIFYTAPTALRALMQAGDEFVKEADLSSLKTLGTVGEPINPKVWQWYFDVVGKGKCPIVDTWWQTETGGIMISPIAGATTLKAGSATLPFFGVLPELVDEKGNVLKGENKGYLCIKDSWPGQMRSVYGDHQRFIDTYFSDYEGKYFTGDGCRRDEDGYYWITGRVDDVINVSGHRIGTAEVESALVSNKYVAESAVVGFPHDIKGQGIYAYVTLMSGVEDNEELKEELKLWVKHEIGSIASPDHIHFTPSLPKTRSGKIMRRILRKIANCDYTELGDISTLADPSVVDNIIKNQKNCLENKN, from the coding sequence ATGAACTCTGTAATATATACAAATCTTTCTGATTTTCATAAATCAGGACATATTAAAAAAAGCAACTACTTAAAACTATACAAAGAATCAATCAATAATCCAGAAAACTTTTGGGATACTATGGGAAAAAGAATTGATTGGATAAAACCCTATACAAAAATAAAAGACGTCTCCTTCAACAAAGAAGACCTTCATATTAAATGGTATGAAGATGGATACTTAAATGCAAGTGTAAATTGTATAGATAGACACCTTCCACATATGGCAAATGAAACAGCTTTAATTTATGAAGCTGATAATCCTAATACTTCAAATAATATTACTTATCAAGAACTTTATAATCATGTATGTAAATATGCAAATATTTTAAAAGCCCGAGGGGTAAGAAAAGGCTCTAGGGTTACTATATATATGCCAATGATTCCAGAAGCTGTTTATTCTATGCTTGCTTGTGCAAGAATTGGTGCTGTTCATTCTGTTGTATTTGGAGGTTTTTCTCCAGATGCTTTAAGTGGCAGAATTATTGATTGTGATAGCCATGTAGTAATTACAGCAGACCAAGGTATAAGAGGAGGACATACAATCCCCCTAAAACAAAATGTAGATGAAGCTTTAGAAAAAGAAGGCGTATCAGTAAATACAGTATTAGTAATTCGTCATACCAATGAAGAAGTACATATGCAAAAAGGCAGAGATATTTGGTGTGATGAAGAAGCCAAAAAATATCCAGCTATTTGTGAACCTGAAATTATGAATGCGGAAGACCCACTTTTTATACTTTATACTTCTGGTTCAACTGGAAAACCAAAAGGTGTATTACATACAACTGGTGGATATATAGTATATGCTAGTTTAACTCATGAAACTATTTTTAATTATAAAAAAGGTGATATTTATTGGTGTACAGCAGATGTTGGATGGGTAACGGGACATAGTTATATTGTATATGGTCCCCTAGCAAATGGAGCTACTACTGTGATATTTGAGGGAGTTCCTACATATCCTGATGCTTCAAGATTTTGGCAAGTTTGTGAAAAACACAAAGTAAATATCTTTTATACAGCACCAACTGCCCTACGTGCTTTAATGCAAGCAGGAGATGAGTTTGTTAAAGAAGCTGATTTATCATCTCTTAAAACTTTAGGAACTGTAGGTGAGCCTATAAACCCAAAAGTATGGCAATGGTATTTTGATGTTGTAGGAAAAGGAAAATGTCCTATTGTTGATACATGGTGGCAGACAGAAACTGGGGGAATCATGATTAGTCCAATTGCAGGTGCTACGACTTTAAAAGCAGGTTCAGCAACACTACCATTTTTTGGAGTACTACCTGAACTTGTAGATGAAAAAGGAAATGTTTTAAAAGGTGAAAATAAAGGATACCTTTGTATCAAAGATTCATGGCCTGGACAAATGCGTAGTGTTTATGGAGACCATCAAAGATTTATAGATACTTATTTCTCTGATTACGAAGGTAAGTACTTTACAGGTGATGGCTGTAGAAGAGATGAAGATGGTTATTATTGGATAACTGGTCGTGTAGATGATGTAATAAATGTATCAGGACACAGAATAGGAACAGCAGAAGTTGAAAGTGCCTTAGTATCTAATAAATATGTTGCAGAATCAGCAGTTGTTGGATTTCCACATGATATAAAAGGTCAAGGTATTTATGCTTATGTAACTTTAATGAGTGGTGTTGAAGATAATGAAGAGTTAAAAGAGGAGCTTAAACTTTGGGTAAAACATGAAATTGGTTCAATTGCAAGTCCAGATCATATTCATTTTACGCCATCCTTACCTAAAACAAGGTCAGGTAAAATCATGAGAAGAATTCTTCGTAAGATTGCAAACTGTGATTATACGGAACTAGGTGATATTTCAACACTTGCAGACCCAAGTGTAGTTGATAATATTATAAAAAATCAAAAGAATTGTTTAGAGAATAAAAATTAG
- a CDS encoding adenylyltransferase/cytidyltransferase family protein, producing MEKLAQIVSFEEFDKIKKDLVSIVCTSGGFDPIHSGHISCFQESKKYAETLVVIVNGDSFLKSKKGKPFMNLKERCSIVSSIKNVDYVIPFEIENDSSVIKALERIKPHFFTKGGDRYDKSTIAEWEICEKLNIEIITNVGNDKVDTSSSKYLKDWTS from the coding sequence ATGGAAAAACTAGCACAAATAGTGTCATTTGAAGAGTTTGATAAAATCAAAAAAGATTTAGTTTCAATTGTTTGTACTTCAGGAGGTTTTGACCCCATTCATTCTGGTCATATTTCATGTTTTCAAGAATCTAAAAAATATGCAGAAACATTAGTTGTTATTGTAAATGGAGATAGTTTTTTAAAATCAAAAAAAGGGAAACCTTTTATGAATTTAAAGGAGAGATGCTCTATTGTATCATCAATTAAAAATGTTGATTATGTTATTCCTTTTGAAATAGAAAATGATTCAAGTGTTATAAAAGCCTTGGAGAGAATAAAACCCCATTTCTTCACAAAAGGTGGAGATAGATATGATAAATCTACTATTGCTGAATGGGAAATTTGTGAGAAACTAAATATTGAAATTATTACTAATGTAGGTAATGATAAAGTAGATACTAGTAGCTCAAAATATTTAAAAGACTGGACTTCTTAA
- a CDS encoding cupin domain-containing protein, which yields MKKLMKVSKPIKFKEKKWGHEIWIHNSDKYCGKILVVESNKSSSLHYHKLKDETFYIQEGKILIKLIDSDGLEKKFEMNKGDVLEIPKGLKHQFTGIAEKSEIFEVSTEHFDDDSIYV from the coding sequence ATGAAGAAGTTGATGAAGGTAAGTAAACCTATTAAATTTAAAGAAAAAAAATGGGGACATGAAATTTGGATTCATAATTCTGATAAATATTGTGGAAAAATACTTGTAGTAGAATCTAATAAAAGCTCATCTTTACATTATCATAAATTAAAAGATGAAACTTTTTATATACAAGAAGGAAAAATTCTAATAAAACTAATTGATAGTGATGGCTTAGAAAAAAAGTTCGAAATGAATAAGGGAGATGTTTTAGAAATACCAAAAGGTTTAAAACATCAATTTACTGGTATTGCTGAAAAATCAGAAATATTTGAAGTATCAACTGAACATTTTGATGATGATTCAATTTATGTGTAA
- a CDS encoding glycosyltransferase family 4 protein, producing the protein MKKVLVIGYVWPEPNSSAAGTHMMSIMRLFLANGYSVEFSTPCALSDHMIDLEAEGISSKSIELNCDSFDEYIKELNPDIVMFDRFMMEEQFGWRVEKNCPNALKLLDTEDLQCLRNARHQALKANREMTKADLFTSDLAKREISAILRCDLSLIISSFEMNLLKETFKIDESLLHHLPFMVDLKRCEIKRKSFEQREHFMTIGNFRHAPNWDVVLYLQKIWPLIRKELPKAQLHIYGSYPPPKATALNNPKTGFLIKGWAEDAFEVMENSKLCLAPIRFGAGIKGKLLDAMITKTPSITTSVGSEGMYTNESWPGFISDDMEEFASKAVELYKNEDLWNKSKDNCDTLLSSKYNATILGENLILKIKELEENRKEHRVENFMGSMLRHHSMASTKYMSQWIAQKNKDKEIK; encoded by the coding sequence ATGAAAAAAGTATTAGTTATTGGATATGTTTGGCCTGAACCAAACTCATCAGCTGCTGGAACTCATATGATGTCTATTATGAGGCTATTTTTAGCCAATGGATATAGTGTAGAGTTTTCTACTCCTTGTGCTCTTAGTGATCATATGATTGATTTAGAAGCAGAGGGAATTAGCTCAAAAAGTATTGAATTAAATTGTGATAGTTTTGATGAATATATAAAAGAATTAAATCCTGATATTGTAATGTTTGATAGATTTATGATGGAAGAGCAATTTGGTTGGAGAGTTGAAAAAAACTGTCCTAATGCTCTAAAATTATTAGATACAGAAGATTTACAATGTCTTAGAAATGCAAGGCATCAAGCGCTTAAAGCAAATAGGGAAATGACTAAAGCTGATTTATTTACAAGTGATTTAGCAAAAAGAGAAATATCAGCGATTTTAAGATGTGATTTATCTCTAATAATCTCTTCTTTTGAGATGAATTTATTAAAAGAGACTTTTAAAATAGATGAGAGTTTACTTCATCATTTACCTTTTATGGTTGATTTAAAAAGATGTGAGATTAAAAGAAAATCTTTTGAGCAAAGAGAACACTTTATGACTATTGGAAATTTCCGTCATGCTCCTAATTGGGATGTAGTTTTATATTTACAAAAAATATGGCCTTTAATTAGAAAAGAACTTCCAAAAGCCCAACTTCATATTTATGGTTCATACCCACCACCAAAAGCTACTGCACTTAATAATCCAAAAACAGGATTTTTAATAAAAGGCTGGGCAGAAGACGCTTTTGAGGTAATGGAAAATTCAAAACTTTGTTTAGCTCCTATTAGATTTGGGGCTGGAATAAAAGGTAAATTATTAGATGCAATGATTACAAAAACTCCTAGTATTACCACAAGTGTAGGAAGTGAAGGTATGTATACAAATGAATCATGGCCTGGCTTTATTAGTGATGATATGGAAGAATTTGCTTCAAAAGCAGTAGAATTATATAAAAATGAAGATTTATGGAATAAATCAAAAGATAATTGTGATACTCTTCTATCTTCTAAATATAATGCTACAATTTTAGGAGAAAATCTAATTTTAAAAATAAAAGAATTAGAAGAGAATAGGAAAGAACATAGAGTTGAAAACTTTATGGGCTCAATGCTAAGACATCATAGTATGGCAAGTACAAAATACATGTCTCAATGGATTGCCCAAAAAAATAAAGATAAGGAAATAAAATGA
- a CDS encoding dienelactone hydrolase family protein yields the protein MDRSIKVLILCDIFGKKYLPELLIKELCSKYDVKILDAYLEEYAFENEREAYDIFISSCGHERYYELVKSYCLVNQVDMIIGFSIGASVAWRICAENLKIKKAICFYPSQIRKHLELTPSFSCDIIFAKKEDSFNTVEVKKVLDKKDFISVSISEYNHGFMNPKSQNYSNEALKKYMNYIDNCSLNIVNEIKESVK from the coding sequence ATGGATAGAAGCATAAAAGTTTTAATTCTTTGTGACATCTTTGGAAAAAAGTATTTACCAGAGCTTTTAATAAAAGAGCTTTGCAGTAAATATGATGTAAAAATATTAGATGCTTATTTAGAAGAATATGCTTTTGAGAATGAAAGAGAAGCTTATGATATTTTTATTTCAAGTTGTGGACATGAAAGGTATTATGAATTAGTAAAAAGTTATTGTTTAGTTAATCAAGTAGATATGATAATCGGATTTAGTATAGGGGCTAGTGTTGCTTGGAGAATTTGTGCAGAAAATCTGAAAATAAAAAAAGCTATTTGTTTTTATCCCTCACAAATAAGAAAGCATCTAGAACTTACTCCTTCTTTTTCTTGTGATATTATATTTGCAAAAAAAGAAGATAGTTTTAATACTGTTGAGGTAAAAAAAGTTTTAGATAAAAAAGATTTTATATCTGTATCTATATCAGAATATAATCATGGATTTATGAATCCTAAATCACAGAACTATTCAAATGAAGCATTAAAAAAATATATGAATTATATTGATAATTGTTCTTTAAATATAGTAAATGAAATAAAAGAAAGTGTTAAATGA